The sequence TCCGGCAAGGAAGCGCACCTGCACACCGCATCCCTGGTCAAGAAGGGCAAGGGCATGAGCGTGGAGCGGCGCAAGGACTATGATTACAAAAGCCTGGCCTACCGCTTCGTCGGCCGCAAGATGGAGCCCTTCGTCGTCAAAGTTCCCCCCAAGGACACGAATTCCCTGACCTTCAACGAGCACCCCGGCCAGGAATTCATCTATGTCCTCTCCGGCAAGCTCGAAATCACCCTCGGCTCCACGGTTCATGTCATGGAGCCCGGCGACAGTCTGTATTTCACCTCGCGTACTCCTCACGCCCTGCGTGGTCTGGACGGCCAACCGGCCGAATTTCTGGACGTGATTATCTAGGGGGCGGGCCGCAAGCTCCACCCCCGCAAGTCACTCCCCCAGAAAAATCAATCCAACACCAGCGGAGCACCCATGCATACAAAACTGCGCCCTTCGTCT is a genomic window of Desulfomicrobium baculatum DSM 4028 containing:
- a CDS encoding helix-turn-helix domain-containing protein, yielding MDAQQPAYKDIAPRLRGLRDAMDLSEEDMAAQLGVTAADVLGYESGEHEIPVSYLFNVAQAFQVDLTVLMSGKEAHLHTASLVKKGKGMSVERRKDYDYKSLAYRFVGRKMEPFVVKVPPKDTNSLTFNEHPGQEFIYVLSGKLEITLGSTVHVMEPGDSLYFTSRTPHALRGLDGQPAEFLDVII